From one Lysinibacillus sp. G4S2 genomic stretch:
- the cbpB gene encoding cyclic-di-AMP-binding protein CbpB produces MISTNSKGLLAMPISDFIISSEKVAHVQSGNNAEHALLVLTRTGYSSIPVLDLKYRLQGLLSMKMITESILGLEHIEYEKLPDIKVDTIMDKDIAVLKLTDTFQRALDLVINHAFLCVVDEEGTFAGILTRRVILKQLKKYIYQKE; encoded by the coding sequence GCTTATTAGCAATGCCAATTAGTGATTTTATTATTTCGTCTGAAAAGGTTGCGCATGTACAGAGTGGAAATAATGCGGAACATGCCCTCCTAGTACTTACACGTACAGGGTATTCGTCGATACCTGTTTTAGATTTGAAATATCGACTTCAAGGTTTACTAAGCATGAAAATGATTACTGAATCCATTCTTGGACTAGAGCATATTGAATATGAAAAGCTACCCGATATTAAAGTGGATACAATAATGGATAAAGATATCGCTGTATTAAAGTTGACGGATACTTTTCAGCGAGCGCTTGACTTAGTTATTAATCACGCCTTTTTATGTGTTGTGGACGAAGAAGGAACATTTGCGGGAATATTAACGAGACGTGTTATTTTAAAGCAATTGAAAAAATATATTTATCAAAAAGAGTAG